The Manis javanica isolate MJ-LG chromosome 4, MJ_LKY, whole genome shotgun sequence genome contains a region encoding:
- the LOC140848933 gene encoding uncharacterized protein — MTSLYLLTLLLTLETPTQGVLRWGILSAFPKPMPVRFNAAVFPRFFTTNSSMNLPYLEKDTLTAPLGENRSFVTNGSLCFTTQNLAGCISLKRRKYGWFSDIILEASGLPVMSAKFEGPNKEGSLPYKNMTIHQMVLWINGTFVHSPRNNSTDRPRQPKYASHCVGDYEGELWPWTDCQSTVVTWATERQEFTISPDMEGRPANEAWWPVKVLEGEFRQQLSMNPFHKWMLCGVNGSCTDLSPFSALQGGGIGVKNITFWCENNHTRTHWNMTMTHNNENYTCSAKSGPESPNSLFPPSPVCVYPPISVYLIQ; from the coding sequence atgacttcgctgtacctcctgaccctgctcctgacactggagaccccgactcagggagtattgagatggggaatcctgtctgcctttcctaagcctatgcctgtccgtttcaatgcagccgtttttccccgctttttcaccaccaactctagtatgaacttgccctacctagaaaaggacaccctaacagccccgttgggagaaaaccgatccttcgtaactaatgggtcattatgcttcaccactcagaatctagctggctgtatctccctgaaacggaggaaatacggatggttcagtgacataattctagaggccagtggcctccccgttatgtcagctaaatttgaagggcctaataaggaagggagcctgccctataagaacatgactatccaccagatggttctctggatcaatggcacatttgtacactctcccaggaacaattccaccgacaggccacgtcaacccaaatatgcctcccattgtgtgggcgactatgagggagagctgtggccctggactgactgtcagtcaactgtagtaacgtgggcaactgagaggcaggagtttaccatctccccagatatggagggacggccagccaatgaggcttggtggccagtaaaggtgctcgaaggcgagtttcgtcagcagctgagcatgaaccccttccataaatggatgctgtgtggagtcaatggctcgtgtaccgacctctcccccttttccgccctccagggtgggggaatcggtgtaaaaaatatcaccttttggtgcgagaacaaccacacgcgcacacactggaacatgaccatgacccataacaacgagaactacacgtgttcagcaaaatcaggtccagagtcacctaattccctttttccaccttctccagtatgcgtatacccccccatttctgtttatcttatccaatag